From Funiculus sociatus GB2-C1:
TTTTTTGGGTGCCGTATGCACGCTTCGGGGCACCTGAGCATATTTCTCATTAACATAGGTTTGCAGCCATTGTTCAGAAACCTGGACGGCACGAGCGATTCCAGCCAGAGAAATGCGTTCCAACAGCAATCGGTCAATCAGCTCCCGTGTTGCTTGGTCGATCACTTTTTTAGTCGGTTGGAGGACAAACTGTCGTCCGCAGTCAAGGCATTTAAACCGTTGTTTACCGTTGTGGATACGACCATTCTTGACCGTTTTGGAAGACGCACAAATGGGACACGCAGGCATGGGAGGAGAACAGCAAGAAACTCTACTCCTCTATCATTACATCTTGAGCACTACCTATTTGGTTACTGGGTCATCCAAATGAGCGAACGGTGAGATATTACTACCATCGCCTATTCTGTTTATGCAACAGAGCGCAGATCCATCATCAAATGCCCCGGCTTCGATAGCGCTCAATAAGGAGCCCCTCTGTACTTGATTGGTTTGCCGCTTGGCTGCTGTGGAATCCCTTGCATGAATGCCTAACTCTCTAGCACTTTTAGGCACTCCACTTTGAATCTAACCGCTTTACTTTAGCGGAAGCTGCCACTGGTCGGTGCAAGGCATCTAGAATCTGTTTGCGCTCAGAGCTACTAGGCTGTGGAGTATAGATAGTATTTTCGGTCAAAGCTTTTTGAGTTGCCCTCGCTGAGGAGTGTAGGTAGTATTCTCAACTCTAGCCGGAAAGCTAAATAACACAGTCGCTAAAATGAAGCACAATTTTCGGGCACATGGCATAAGCCTGGTTCAAATCGGCAACAGCGAGGCGAGTCCAAGCGATAGTTACTTGCGCCATTTAGCAAAGGCAGCAGCTACTTCTTCGTCGCTAGCGAACTCGCCAGCATCCGCTTGACGCAGACCTTCTTTAATATGGTCTAGCTGCCAGGAATGGACTTCCAGATAAGCATCAATTGCCTGGTTGAGAACAAAGGAGCGATCTCGCTCTATACCCGACGCAATTTCATCCAGAGCGATTTTTTTTTCAGTATCCAAGCGAAAGGTGATGGTTTCTTTGCTCATGATTGACTTGTTGAAGTGGCAACGTCTTCTTCCATAATGCGCTGTACTACAGCGTGTCGCAAATATCGTCTATACCCAAAACCCATATACTCCGTGGCTTACTCGCCTACCACCAACAAGTTAGGAAGTTAATTTGTTGACTTCCTGACTTGTTGACTATTCAAGAAGTTAACTTGCTGTAAATTTGACTTGCTATATTGATAGCTTGCCAGTAAGCTGAGAAGTTATAAATCAGCTATCTAGTGAATGATCGTTGCAATCGCTAACCAAAAAGGAGGCGTGGGCAAAACCACCTCCGTTATCTCTTTGGGAGGGCTACTGGTTAAACAGGGTGCCAGTTGTTTAGCCGTTGACCTTGACCCCCAAGGAAATCTGACGACGGGTTTAGGAGTGGAAGTAGCCGACGGCCAACTCAGCTGCTATGACGTAATCACGGAGCAGGTGGATGTCTGCGATGCGGTTGTGCCAACCAAAAGCGGTCTAAGTTTACTTCCATCTGATATAACGCTTGCTAAGGGAGAAACAGAAATCCTCACTAAAGTAGGCAACTTCTATATCCTCAAAGAGCGCCTAGAACCTGCTATTGGCCAATTTCCCCACATCTTGATTGATTGCCCGCCTTCTCTGGGAATATTGACCGTTAATGCTTTGGCAGCGGCTGATGCAGTGTTAATTCCAGTGCAGTGTCAGTTTTTTGCCCTCAAAGGATTAGCAGCTCTTCTCGAAACAATTCAGAGCGTGCAGAGGCGACTCAACCCAAATTTACAGATATTAGGGGTTCTGCCAACGAT
This genomic window contains:
- a CDS encoding IS1 family transposase, with protein sequence MPACPICASSKTVKNGRIHNGKQRFKCLDCGRQFVLQPTKKVIDQATRELIDRLLLERISLAGIARAVQVSEQWLQTYVNEKYAQVPRSVHTAPKK
- a CDS encoding CopG family ribbon-helix-helix protein gives rise to the protein MSKETITFRLDTEKKIALDEIASGIERDRSFVLNQAIDAYLEVHSWQLDHIKEGLRQADAGEFASDEEVAAAFAKWRK
- a CDS encoding ParA family protein; this translates as MIVAIANQKGGVGKTTSVISLGGLLVKQGASCLAVDLDPQGNLTTGLGVEVADGQLSCYDVITEQVDVCDAVVPTKSGLSLLPSDITLAKGETEILTKVGNFYILKERLEPAIGQFPHILIDCPPSLGILTVNALAAADAVLIPVQCQFFALKGLAALLETIQSVQRRLNPNLQILGVLPTMAEMNTIMTQDVLASLKKRLKDTVIFEPVPKSIKFSESNLAGEPIHLYAREAKLVQPYQAIAKVITALPHRSQD